One Cellulomonas taurus genomic region harbors:
- a CDS encoding LLM class flavin-dependent oxidoreductase, with protein MSDLGLPLRLGVLLSADVATDPGARALAAERDRLDLVAIRAEVATPHEPRPCEPGAAADRGRHSAPEVGTPPGSPRRELPTSAAAGAAGAAGAGEDAAAGGDDPWTVGAWVAAVTSDIRLMVAVDGIDRPATVTARAVASLDHLAGGRVDLVLTGDDPTVLGEAVAAVRGMWATADRTPLYLDGTRHRAEGAQRGPAPAHTPVLGILATGPTTGTGTRSATVAETAAGSGAATLALAAREADLWWALGDDDADALAAAATEAGRSPAEIGILRTVSPEQSAEDLAALVLTGRASTLLLDGDDPDWATTVAPRVRELVAAGRERAGTRVHHPRSAAVRAARRPGIDYDGLPADLAADAVEPGDAAYATVRSGYMRGGSPGLVLRPADTAGVVAALAWARTQDVPLAIRSGGHGISGRSTNDGGIVLDLGRLNRIEVLDTDQRLVRVGPGARWGEVARALAPHGWAITSGDSGGVGVGGLATAGGIGFLVREHGLTLDHLRAAEVVLADGTVLRASAEENPDLFWGVRGAGANLGIVTSFEFVADPVTDVGFAQLVFDATDLETFLVDYGALVEASPRDVTPFVLMGRPQGGRIYAQVMAMVDSTDPDVVIDRLQPFAQLAPLVQQQVQLLPYSAVVVAPDELHQGEGEPVTRSGMVDHLTPDFARDAAALVRSGHTYFFQIRAAGGAVADVPEDATAYAHRSANFSVVAFGPSRHRLDAIWDAMAGHFSGIYSSFETDRRPERLVEVFPEPTLTRLRALKRRYDPSDVFRHNFSVAATSD; from the coding sequence GTGAGCGACCTCGGGCTGCCGCTGCGGCTGGGCGTGCTGCTGTCGGCCGATGTGGCGACCGACCCGGGTGCGCGGGCACTCGCCGCCGAACGGGACCGACTCGACCTGGTCGCCATCCGCGCCGAGGTCGCCACCCCGCACGAACCCCGCCCGTGCGAACCCGGTGCGGCGGCCGACCGAGGTCGGCACTCCGCGCCCGAGGTCGGCACTCCGCCGGGCTCCCCGCGGCGGGAACTGCCGACTTCGGCGGCGGCCGGGGCTGCCGGGGCGGCCGGGGCGGGTGAGGACGCTGCGGCGGGGGGCGACGACCCGTGGACCGTGGGGGCCTGGGTGGCGGCGGTGACGTCGGACATCCGGCTGATGGTGGCGGTGGACGGGATCGATCGACCGGCGACCGTGACCGCCCGTGCGGTGGCGAGCCTGGATCACCTGGCCGGTGGTCGGGTGGACCTGGTGCTGACCGGGGACGACCCGACGGTGCTGGGCGAGGCGGTGGCAGCGGTGCGCGGGATGTGGGCCACCGCTGACCGGACCCCGCTGTACCTGGACGGGACGCGGCACCGGGCCGAGGGGGCACAGCGCGGACCGGCACCGGCGCACACCCCGGTGCTGGGCATCCTGGCCACGGGACCCACGACCGGGACCGGGACCCGGTCGGCGACGGTGGCCGAGACTGCCGCCGGGTCCGGGGCCGCCACGCTGGCCCTGGCGGCGCGTGAAGCCGACCTGTGGTGGGCGCTGGGCGACGACGACGCCGACGCCCTGGCGGCAGCTGCCACGGAGGCCGGGCGCTCCCCCGCCGAGATCGGGATCCTGCGCACGGTGTCGCCGGAGCAGTCGGCCGAGGACTTGGCAGCGCTCGTGCTCACCGGCCGGGCGTCGACCCTCCTGCTGGACGGCGACGACCCGGACTGGGCGACCACCGTGGCGCCCCGGGTGCGCGAGCTGGTCGCGGCGGGCCGGGAGCGCGCCGGGACCCGGGTCCACCACCCGCGCAGCGCCGCGGTCCGGGCCGCCCGGCGGCCGGGGATCGACTACGACGGTCTGCCCGCCGACCTGGCGGCCGATGCCGTCGAGCCGGGCGACGCCGCGTATGCGACCGTCCGCTCCGGATACATGCGGGGCGGTAGCCCGGGGCTGGTGCTGCGGCCCGCCGACACCGCCGGAGTCGTCGCCGCGCTGGCCTGGGCCCGGACGCAGGACGTGCCGTTGGCGATCCGTTCCGGCGGGCACGGGATCAGCGGCCGGTCGACCAACGACGGCGGCATCGTGCTGGACCTGGGGCGGCTGAACCGGATCGAGGTGCTGGACACCGACCAGCGACTGGTACGGGTCGGGCCGGGCGCCCGCTGGGGCGAGGTCGCCCGGGCGCTGGCACCGCACGGCTGGGCGATTACCTCCGGGGACTCGGGCGGGGTCGGGGTCGGCGGCCTGGCGACCGCGGGCGGGATCGGCTTCCTGGTGCGCGAGCACGGGCTGACGCTGGACCACCTGCGCGCGGCGGAGGTCGTGCTGGCCGACGGCACGGTGCTGCGGGCCTCGGCGGAGGAGAACCCCGACCTGTTCTGGGGCGTCCGGGGCGCGGGAGCGAACCTCGGCATCGTGACCTCCTTCGAGTTCGTCGCCGACCCGGTGACCGACGTGGGCTTCGCCCAGCTGGTCTTCGACGCCACCGACCTGGAGACCTTCCTGGTGGACTACGGCGCCCTGGTCGAGGCGTCGCCCCGGGACGTCACCCCGTTCGTGCTGATGGGCCGGCCGCAGGGTGGCCGGATCTACGCGCAGGTGATGGCGATGGTCGACAGCACCGACCCGGACGTGGTGATCGACCGTCTGCAACCCTTCGCCCAGCTGGCACCACTCGTGCAGCAGCAGGTCCAGCTCCTGCCGTACAGCGCGGTGGTGGTCGCTCCGGACGAACTGCACCAGGGCGAGGGCGAGCCGGTCACCCGGTCCGGGATGGTCGACCACCTCACCCCCGACTTCGCGCGGGACGCGGCGGCGCTGGTGCGCAGCGGCCACACCTACTTCTTCCAGATCCGAGCGGCCGGCGGAGCGGTGGCGGATGTGCCGGAGGACGCGACCGCCTACGCCCACCGGTCGGCGAACTTCTCGGTCGTCGCCTTCGGCCCGAGTCGGCACCGACTGGACGCGATCTGGGACGCGATGGCCGGACACTTCTCCGGGATCTACTCCAGCTTCGAGACCGACCGGCGACCGGAACGGCTGGTCGAGGTGTTCCCGGAGCCGACCCTGACCCGGTTGCGCGCGCTGAAGCGCCGTTACGACCCGAGCGACGTGTTCCGGCACAACTTCTCCGTGGCTGCGACCTCCGACTGA
- a CDS encoding ATP-binding protein — protein MEHTGAERWTVPSRLSAVPTARRWAARFLVDRGAPDDLVATVELLVSELVTNAVRHAETGAVSIAIRIEADRVVVEVQDDDPLPPSLVVAGPGDVGGRGIGMLDRFGADWGVTDRGPSGKVVWFALGMSTES, from the coding sequence ATGGAGCACACCGGGGCCGAGCGGTGGACGGTGCCGTCCCGCCTGTCGGCGGTGCCCACCGCGCGCCGGTGGGCCGCCCGGTTCCTGGTCGACCGGGGAGCACCCGACGATCTGGTCGCCACGGTGGAGCTACTGGTCAGCGAGCTGGTCACCAATGCTGTGCGCCATGCCGAGACCGGTGCGGTGAGCATCGCGATCAGGATCGAGGCGGACCGGGTCGTGGTCGAGGTGCAGGACGACGATCCCCTGCCGCCGAGTCTGGTCGTCGCGGGCCCCGGGGACGTCGGCGGGCGCGGGATCGGCATGCTCGACCGCTTCGGCGCCGACTGGGGAGTCACTGACCGCGGACCCAGCGGCAAGGTGGTCTGGTTCGCGCTGGGGATGTCCACGGAATCGTGA
- a CDS encoding transglycosylase domain-containing protein produces the protein MSVFTAFGLVIALLVTSAVGGVLAAGLVAPAVAMADGTTDMAVQAFEDLPTELERQPLSEKSVMLASDGTTELAEFWAENRIVVPLAAVSEPMQNAVIATEDKRFYQHGGIDPTGMLRAAVRNLTNPGRTEGASTLTQQYIKNVLIEAAVRDGDLAAVDQAREADGPEGYLRKLREAKLAIALEKEMTKDEILESYLNIAQFGLNTYGVEAAAQRYFSISAAELNYVQAATIAGITQSPSAFDPTRNPEAGQERRNRVLRLMYAQGYITRQELHMGLAAPLPETLVLSEPRVGCMAAEQTVRGSGYFCDYVTKVIRNDQTFGATPEERIDRLYRGGLTITTTLDVREQTIADEEVKNGVPVDDASGVASALVTVEPGTGKITSMAQNRVYNNTEEHGDRETAVNYNTDFAYGGGSGFPPGSTFKPFTLTQWLKEGHNLSQTVDGTRFSYRFSEFTAPCTGLNGSTEYRFSNAEGPRSGGVMTVQQATSGSVNSGYLAMASQINLCGIIDTATSLGIHRAGGSSGDGPFQVLPANVLGSDSVAPLTMAAAFAAFASGGTYCTPVAILAVSDANGQPLPVPDAGCHPALDPAIANAVAFALSGVWNGTASTTAPPFTAAGKTGTTSRNEHTWFVGFTPVRSTAVWVGHAEGMVPMQRVTINGATYRNVFGSSVAVPTWKRFMERTLTGVGVPPFGAPNPDQVVGQQVGVPSVVGQNQTAAITALAGAGFPARIAGASPDAAPAGTVIQQSPSGAAPPGTTISLVLSTGTPAPPAG, from the coding sequence ATGTCCGTCTTCACCGCGTTCGGGCTCGTGATCGCCCTGCTGGTCACGTCGGCGGTGGGCGGGGTGCTGGCGGCCGGGCTGGTGGCTCCGGCGGTCGCGATGGCCGACGGCACCACCGACATGGCGGTCCAGGCGTTCGAGGACCTGCCGACCGAGCTGGAGCGCCAACCGCTGTCGGAGAAGTCGGTGATGCTCGCCTCGGACGGCACCACCGAGCTGGCCGAGTTCTGGGCGGAGAACCGGATCGTCGTCCCGCTAGCGGCGGTGAGCGAGCCGATGCAGAACGCGGTGATCGCCACCGAGGACAAGCGGTTCTACCAGCACGGCGGCATCGACCCGACCGGCATGCTGCGCGCCGCCGTGCGGAACCTGACCAACCCGGGCCGCACCGAGGGCGCCTCGACCCTGACCCAGCAGTACATCAAGAACGTGCTGATCGAGGCGGCGGTGCGGGACGGCGACCTGGCGGCGGTGGACCAGGCACGCGAGGCCGACGGCCCGGAGGGCTACCTGCGCAAACTCCGGGAGGCGAAGCTCGCCATCGCCCTGGAGAAGGAGATGACCAAGGACGAGATCCTGGAGTCGTACCTGAACATCGCGCAGTTCGGCCTGAACACCTACGGCGTGGAGGCGGCCGCCCAGCGGTACTTCAGCATCTCCGCCGCCGAGCTGAACTACGTGCAGGCCGCCACGATCGCCGGGATCACCCAGAGCCCCAGCGCCTTCGACCCCACGCGGAACCCGGAGGCCGGCCAGGAGCGCCGTAACCGGGTGCTGCGCCTGATGTACGCCCAGGGCTACATCACCCGGCAGGAGCTGCACATGGGCCTGGCGGCTCCGCTGCCGGAGACCCTGGTGCTCAGCGAACCGCGGGTCGGCTGCATGGCCGCCGAGCAGACGGTGCGCGGATCGGGCTACTTCTGCGACTACGTGACCAAGGTGATCCGCAACGACCAGACCTTCGGTGCGACGCCGGAGGAGCGGATCGACCGGCTGTACCGCGGTGGTCTGACCATCACCACCACCCTGGACGTGCGTGAGCAGACCATCGCCGACGAGGAGGTGAAGAACGGGGTCCCGGTCGACGACGCGTCCGGGGTCGCCTCCGCCCTGGTCACCGTGGAACCCGGCACCGGGAAGATCACCTCGATGGCCCAGAACCGGGTCTACAACAACACCGAGGAACACGGCGACCGCGAGACCGCGGTCAACTACAACACCGACTTCGCCTACGGCGGTGGGAGCGGGTTCCCGCCCGGATCGACCTTCAAGCCCTTCACCCTGACCCAGTGGCTGAAGGAGGGGCACAACCTGAGCCAGACCGTGGACGGCACGCGGTTCTCCTACCGGTTCAGCGAGTTCACCGCGCCCTGCACCGGGTTGAACGGGTCGACCGAGTACCGGTTCTCCAACGCCGAGGGCCCCCGGTCGGGCGGGGTGATGACCGTTCAGCAGGCCACCTCCGGTTCGGTGAACTCCGGGTACCTGGCGATGGCCTCGCAGATCAACCTGTGCGGGATCATCGACACCGCCACCTCCCTCGGCATCCACCGGGCGGGCGGCTCCTCCGGCGACGGGCCGTTCCAGGTGCTGCCGGCCAACGTCCTCGGCTCCGACTCGGTGGCGCCGTTGACCATGGCCGCTGCCTTTGCCGCCTTCGCCTCGGGTGGCACGTACTGCACCCCGGTGGCGATCCTCGCGGTCTCCGACGCGAACGGTCAGCCGCTGCCGGTCCCGGACGCCGGTTGCCACCCGGCCCTGGACCCGGCGATCGCCAATGCCGTCGCCTTCGCGCTCAGCGGGGTGTGGAACGGCACCGCGAGCACCACGGCGCCCCCGTTCACCGCGGCGGGCAAGACCGGCACCACCTCGCGGAACGAGCACACCTGGTTCGTCGGGTTCACCCCGGTGCGGTCCACCGCGGTCTGGGTGGGGCACGCGGAGGGCATGGTGCCGATGCAGCGGGTCACCATCAACGGAGCGACCTACCGGAACGTCTTCGGATCGTCGGTGGCGGTGCCGACCTGGAAGCGGTTCATGGAACGCACCCTCACCGGGGTGGGCGTGCCGCCGTTCGGTGCGCCGAACCCGGATCAGGTGGTCGGACAGCAGGTCGGGGTGCCGTCGGTGGTGGGGCAGAACCAGACCGCCGCGATCACCGCACTCGCCGGGGCCGGGTTCCCGGCGCGGATCGCCGGGGCGTCCCCCGATGCGGCGCCCGCCGGCACCGTGATCCAGCAGTCCCCCTCCGGGGCGGCTCCGCCGGGGACCACGATCAGCCTGGTGCTGTCGACCGGGACCCCGGCACCGCCCGCGGGGTAG
- a CDS encoding metalloregulator ArsR/SmtB family transcription factor, which yields MDALTPVFSALADPTRRDIVARLAHGDATAGELAAPYGISPQAVSKHLRVLEDAGLVSRRREAQRRPVHLEVDQLDLLTMWIERQRRTALLHAAELAAAEAAEREAAERAAAGAGERPAEPAGPALHGGTDRVFQPWDLGSRRIDG from the coding sequence GTGGACGCCCTGACACCCGTGTTCTCAGCCCTCGCCGACCCCACCCGGCGGGACATCGTCGCGCGCCTGGCCCACGGCGATGCCACGGCGGGCGAGCTGGCGGCACCCTATGGGATCAGCCCGCAGGCGGTGTCCAAGCATCTGCGCGTGCTGGAGGACGCGGGGCTGGTCAGCCGTCGCCGGGAGGCGCAGCGGCGGCCGGTGCACCTGGAGGTGGACCAGCTGGACCTGCTGACCATGTGGATCGAGCGGCAGCGACGCACCGCACTGCTGCACGCGGCGGAGCTGGCGGCGGCGGAGGCAGCCGAACGGGAGGCAGCCGAACGGGCTGCCGCTGGGGCCGGGGAACGCCCAGCGGAACCGGCTGGACCGGCGTTGCACGGCGGCACGGACCGGGTGTTCCAGCCGTGGGACCTGGGCTCGCGCCGGATCGACGGCTGA
- a CDS encoding M15 family metallopeptidase, which translates to MTEGITAITSRIAAIQADLSSLGTRFGSTATSSSGVSFAQALAAQTGSLATSTDAAAVAAPSAGLGAVDTTRNADGVPAALAAYGNGKIPASALQQVGDTGHRLWAPAATALTSLIADAKAQGVTIGITDSYRSYEAQVDVAARKGLYSEGGLAAVPGTSHHGWGMAADLKLDATAQAWMRENGGRYGFVEDTPREPWHWAFTN; encoded by the coding sequence ATGACCGAGGGCATCACCGCCATCACGTCCAGGATCGCCGCCATCCAGGCCGATCTGTCGTCCTTGGGCACCCGATTCGGGTCCACCGCGACCAGCAGCAGCGGGGTGTCCTTCGCCCAGGCGCTCGCGGCCCAGACCGGGTCCCTGGCCACCAGCACGGATGCCGCCGCGGTGGCCGCCCCGAGCGCGGGACTGGGGGCTGTCGACACCACCCGGAACGCCGACGGCGTCCCCGCCGCCCTGGCCGCCTACGGCAACGGCAAGATCCCGGCCTCGGCCCTGCAACAGGTCGGCGACACCGGCCACCGGCTGTGGGCCCCCGCCGCCACGGCCCTCACCAGCCTGATCGCCGACGCGAAGGCGCAGGGCGTCACCATCGGGATCACCGACTCCTACCGGTCCTACGAGGCCCAGGTCGACGTCGCCGCCCGCAAGGGGCTGTACTCGGAGGGCGGTCTGGCAGCGGTGCCCGGCACCAGCCACCACGGCTGGGGCATGGCCGCCGACCTCAAGCTCGACGCGACCGCCCAGGCCTGGATGCGGGAGAACGGCGGACGCTACGGCTTCGTCGAGGACACGCCGCGCGAGCCCTGGCACTGGGCGTTCACGAACTGA